A window of the Alnus glutinosa chromosome 4, dhAlnGlut1.1, whole genome shotgun sequence genome harbors these coding sequences:
- the LOC133865777 gene encoding heat shock factor protein HSF30, with protein MKGVRVKEEDSVTCAAGLSSSSSSTFSPQPMEGLHEVGPPPFLTKTFEMVEDSSTDSIVSWSGARNSFIVWDPNKFSNILLPRHFKHSNFSSFIRQLNTYGFRKVDPDRWEFANEGFLGGQRHLLKTIKRRRQVTQGMQQQGGGGGGAWVEVGQYGLEGDLERLKRDRSLLMAEILRLRQQQQTSRVKIISMEDRLQATERKQQQIMTFLAKALSNPSFIQQFAKRNAQRKELRGIENGRKRRLSTRPSVENLPEVESAVAGSGGEIVDYASQEQEELASMESEIETFFSAALDNESSSDIKDPIEIPATNGGNLDFVNESIWDELLNDDLIAGDLQEKAVVGDQSEIDVEVEYLFAKPADWGEDLRELVDQMGHLRSMP; from the exons ATGAAGGGGGTGAGAGTTAAAGAGGAAGACTCGGTGACATGCGCTGCGGGATTATCATCCTCTTCCTCTTCGACCTTCTCGCCGCAGCCGATGGAGGGGCTGCACGAGGTGGGTCCGCCTCCGTTTCTTACCAAGACCTTTGAAATGGTGGAAGACTCGTCGACGGACTCGATTGTGTCGTGGAGCGGAGCTCGCAACAGCTTCATCGTTTGGGACCCTAATAAGTTCTCCAACATCCTTCTTCCCCGCCACTTCAAGCACAGTAACTTCTCCAGCTTCATTCGCCAGCTCAATACATAT GGTTTCAGAAAGGTTGATCCTGATCGATGGGAGTTTGCAAATGAAGGGTTTCTAGGAGGACAGAGGCATCTATTGAAGACCATCAAGAGGAGAAGACAAGTCACACAAGGTATGCAACAacaaggaggaggaggaggaggagcttGGGTCGAAGTGGGACAATATGGCTTGGAAGGTGATCTTGAAAGATTAAAGAGAGATAGAAGCTTGTTAATGGCAGAAATTTTGAGGTTGAGGCAGCAACAACAGACTTCGAGGGTAAAAATCATTTCCATGGAGGATAGGTTACAGGCCACAGAGAGGAAACAGCAACAGATAATGACTTTTCTTGCTAAAGCACTCAGTAACCCATCATTTATCCAGCAATTTGCTAAGAGGAATGCTCAAAGGAAAGAATTGCGAGGTATTGAAAATGGAAGAAAGCGGAGATTGTCCACAAGACCAAGTGTGGAGAATTTGCCAGAAGTAGAGTCAGCGGTGGCAGGCAGTGGTGGCGAAATTGTGGATTACGCAAgccaagagcaagaagaattGGCATCCATGGAGTCAGAAATAGAGACTTTTTTCTCAGCTGCCTTGGACAATGAATCAAGCAGTGATATCAAGGATCCAATTGAAATACCCGCAACAAATGGCGGCAATTTGGATTTTGTTAATGAGTCAATATGGGATGAACTACTGAATGATGATTTGATTGCTGGCGATCTACAGGAAAAAGCTGTGGTGGGTGATCAATCAGAAATAGATGTGGAAGTGGAGTATTTGTTTGCAAAACCTGCCGACTGGGGTGAGGATTTGCGAGAACTTGTGGATCAAATGGGTCATCTCAGGTCTATGCCGTGA
- the LOC133867484 gene encoding glutaredoxin-C6 isoform X2, with the protein MQGLRRCSNEVVRLDLSPPTTTSSSSLSIDVAESAEARIRRLISEHPVIIFSRPSCCMCHVMKKLLSTLRVHPTVIELDDNEIAALPSATLDSDTDSSPSNPAPAVFIGGTCVGGLESLVALHLSGHLVPKLVEVGALW; encoded by the exons ATGCAAGGCCTACGACGTTGCTCGAACGAAGTCGTCCGCCTCGACCTGAGCCCCCCAACCACCACGTCGTCCTCGTCGCTGTCCATCGACGTGGCGGAGTCGGCGGAGGCCCGCATCCGGCGCCTGATATCGGAGCACCCGGTGATCATCTTCAGCCGACCCTCGTGCTGCATGTGCCATGTCATGAAGAAGCTTCTGTCCACCCTCCGCGTCCACCCCACCGTCATCGAATTGGACGACAACGAGATCGCCGCCCTCCCCTCCGCGACCCTCGACTCCGACACCGACTCCTCCCCTAGCAATCCCGCCCCGGCTGTCTTCATTGGCGGCACCTGCGTCGGCGGCTTGGAGTCCCTCGTCGCCCTCCACCTAAGCGGCCACCTCGTCCCCAAGCTCGTCGAAGTCGGTGCTCTCTGG TGA
- the LOC133867484 gene encoding glutaredoxin-C6 isoform X1, with protein MQGLRRCSNEVVRLDLSPPTTTSSSSLSIDVAESAEARIRRLISEHPVIIFSRPSCCMCHVMKKLLSTLRVHPTVIELDDNEIAALPSATLDSDTDSSPSNPAPAVFIGGTCVGGLESLVALHLSGHLVPKLVEVGALWV; from the coding sequence ATGCAAGGCCTACGACGTTGCTCGAACGAAGTCGTCCGCCTCGACCTGAGCCCCCCAACCACCACGTCGTCCTCGTCGCTGTCCATCGACGTGGCGGAGTCGGCGGAGGCCCGCATCCGGCGCCTGATATCGGAGCACCCGGTGATCATCTTCAGCCGACCCTCGTGCTGCATGTGCCATGTCATGAAGAAGCTTCTGTCCACCCTCCGCGTCCACCCCACCGTCATCGAATTGGACGACAACGAGATCGCCGCCCTCCCCTCCGCGACCCTCGACTCCGACACCGACTCCTCCCCTAGCAATCCCGCCCCGGCTGTCTTCATTGGCGGCACCTGCGTCGGCGGCTTGGAGTCCCTCGTCGCCCTCCACCTAAGCGGCCACCTCGTCCCCAAGCTCGTCGAAGTCGGTGCTCTCTGGGTATGA